The Theobroma cacao cultivar B97-61/B2 chromosome 1, Criollo_cocoa_genome_V2, whole genome shotgun sequence genome contains the following window.
CAGCTGCAGCCCCTTGAAGCTTTAGATGAAAAGCCACAGATTTTTAATCCCCAGGTGATAATAAACCAAAATCAAGCTCAGTTTACGCAAAACCCGGCTATGTTCTTGCCACTTTCATATGCTCAATTGCAAGAACATCATCTTTTatcaccaccaccaccaaaGAGACTCAACTCTGGCTCGAGTGCACCAAATTATCAGGTCCCAAGGGTTCCGTTTCCGGGTTCAGGGCAGGAGCTTTATCTTAGGCGCCAGCAACAACAGCTCCAGATGCTTCAGCAAAGACCAACAACAATTGGAATGGCAGCAGCAGCGAAACCGAAAATAGTTAGTGATGAATTGGCGAACCAGCAGCTTCAGCAGGCGATAATTGACCTACTAATCCAGGCCGCAGAGCTGATCGAAACCGGGAATTTGGTACTCGCGCAAGGGATATTGGCGCGGCTCAATCACCAGCTCTCTCCTGTAGGTAAGCCCTTTATCAGGGCTGCTTTCTACTTCAAGGAGGCCTTACAGTTACTCCTTCGTTTGAACACTACCAACAACACATCGGCTTTGTCCACGTATAACATGATTTTCAAGATTGGCGCTTACAAGTTGTTCTCTGAGATTTCTCCAATCGTTCAGTTTGCCAATTTTACTTGCAACCAAGCGCTTCTTGAGGTTTTTGAAGGGTGTAGTAGAATTCACATTATTGATTTCGATATTGGGTATGGTGGGCAATGGGCTTCTTTGATGCAGGAACTTGTCTTGAGAAGTGGTGGAGCCCCTTCTTTGAAAATCACTGCCTTTTCTTCTCCATCCACTCATGACGAGCTGGAACTCAGTTTCACACAGGATAATCTTAAACACTTTGCTAGCGAAATCAACATGGCTTTCGAGATTGAAAGAATGAGTCTTGAAGCCTTGAGTTCTGGTTCTTGGCCGTTGCCACTGCACTTACCTGAAAATGAAGCAATTGCAGTTAATCTGCCCATTGGTTGTTTTTCTAATTACCCTTCAACCCTCCCTCTGGTCCTTCGTTTTGTAAAGCAGTTGTCACCCAAAATTGTGGTCTCTTTGGACAGGGGTTGCGACAGAACTGATGTTTCATTTCCTCACCATGTAGTCCATGCCCTCCAATCTTATTCCGGCCTCCTTGAGTCCCTTGATGCTGTGAATATGAATCTTGATGCCTTGCAAAAGATTGAGAGGTTCTTGCTTCAACCTGGTATCGAGAAGATTGTCTTGGGTCGACATCGGTCCCTGGAAAGAACACCTCCTTGGAGGAGTCTCTTTGTACAATCTGGATTCTCTCCATTGACTTTCAGTAATTTCACGGAGTCTCAAGCTGAGTGTTTGGTACAGCGGACTCCAATTAGTGGTTTCCATGTGGAGAAGAGGCAGTCTTCACTTGTTCTTTGCTGGCAGAGGAGAGAGCTAATTGCTGCTTCAGCTTGGAGGTGCTGAGGAGTGGAGTTTTTAGATATTGGTTCTTTACCAATTCAACTTTGCTGCGAAGGTGCTTCAACCTT
Protein-coding sequences here:
- the LOC18614355 gene encoding scarecrow-like protein 22 — translated: MKAMPQPFEEFQGKGALDFSSSTSSCSDSSLLLQNQHHQQEEKWQSNNKEGCCYVGSEPTSVLDTRRSPSPPTSSSTLSSSLGGSGGGGGGSGASTDTTVVAAIPAVSGNNNSQSVDIGTEKCGLGMEDWESVLSGSPSQEQSILTLIMGNIEDPSMGLNKILQSGAGSQDMEFNAGFGLVDQGFAFESIASGGNLVSNNDPPLAGSCSDFTRLGTVSTPTNPVFTSSPPNLLPTPLPPGAFPPQQQQLQPLEALDEKPQIFNPQVIINQNQAQFTQNPAMFLPLSYAQLQEHHLLSPPPPKRLNSGSSAPNYQVPRVPFPGSGQELYLRRQQQQLQMLQQRPTTIGMAAAAKPKIVSDELANQQLQQAIIDLLIQAAELIETGNLVLAQGILARLNHQLSPVGKPFIRAAFYFKEALQLLLRLNTTNNTSALSTYNMIFKIGAYKLFSEISPIVQFANFTCNQALLEVFEGCSRIHIIDFDIGYGGQWASLMQELVLRSGGAPSLKITAFSSPSTHDELELSFTQDNLKHFASEINMAFEIERMSLEALSSGSWPLPLHLPENEAIAVNLPIGCFSNYPSTLPLVLRFVKQLSPKIVVSLDRGCDRTDVSFPHHVVHALQSYSGLLESLDAVNMNLDALQKIERFLLQPGIEKIVLGRHRSLERTPPWRSLFVQSGFSPLTFSNFTESQAECLVQRTPISGFHVEKRQSSLVLCWQRRELIAASAWRC